A genomic region of Anas acuta chromosome 1, bAnaAcu1.1, whole genome shotgun sequence contains the following coding sequences:
- the LOC137841420 gene encoding very long chain fatty acid elongase 7-like isoform X1, which produces MASTLQKTQEFYNWILESGDPRTDPWPLVHSPLPVTLLFAFYLLVVALGPFYMRNQKPLKLRGLLVAYNLSMMMLSSYMFYEFLITSVLDDYSYLCQPVDYSQSELGMRMARVCWWFFFSKVIELLDTVFIILRKKQEQVTFLHVYHHGTMLFNWWSGVKYVPGGQAFFIGMLNSFVHIFMYGYYALASLGPQMHCYLWWKRYLTIMQLVFVLAVYGNHHVLRFPNVSVIEVNWMITGSKWYSQETTKRPSVTALASNTYPSSALCGNLFTLRNPKNSLILRVPVCGHRCSFFLQPLHRMPVP; this is translated from the exons ATGGCTTCAACTTTGCAGAAAACTCAAGAATTCTACAACTGGATCCTTGAAAGTGGAG atccAAGGACAGACCCATGGCCTCTGGTCCACTCTCCACTGCCAGTTACACTCCTTTTTGCCTTCTACCTCCTTGTTGTGGCACTGGGGCCCTTCTACATGCGTAACCAGAAACCGCTGAAGCTGCGAGGTCTGCTGGTCGCCTACAATCTATCCATGATGATGCTATCAAGTTACATGTTTTATGAG tttctgaTAACTTCAGTCTTGGATGACTACAGCTACCTGTGCCAGCCGGTGGATTATAGCCAAAGTGAACTAGGAATGAGG ATGGCAAGAGTGTGTTGGTGGTTCTTCTTCTCCAAAGTCATCGAACTGCTTGATACG GTTTTCATTATTCTGCGCAAGAAACAAGAACAGGTGACTTTTCTGCATGTGTATCATCATGGCACTATGCTGTTCAATTGGTGGTCAGGGGTGAAATACGTGCCTGGAGGACAAG CTTTCTTTATTGGGATGCTAAACTCCTTTGTACACATCTTCATGTACGGCTATTatgccctggccagcctgggaCCACAGATGCACTGTTACCTGTGGTGGAAACGTTACCTAACCATCATGCAGCTG GTCTTTGTGCTTGCTGTTTATGGAAACCACCATGTCCTTAGGTTTCCTAATGTATCAGTAATAGAGGTGAATTGGATGATTACTGGCTCTAAATGGTACTCTCAGGAAACTACCAAGAGGCCTTCAGTGACTGCATTAGCTTCCAACACTTATCCCTCTTCTGCTTTATGTGGCAACCTTTTCACCCTGCGGAACCCGAAAAACAGCTTGATCTTGAGAG